The Apium graveolens cultivar Ventura unplaced genomic scaffold, ASM990537v1 ctg428, whole genome shotgun sequence genome has a segment encoding these proteins:
- the LOC141701661 gene encoding uncharacterized protein LOC141701661 gives MPSKLWGEAARHAVYIINRLPTQALSGKTPYEVWTEKKPDLGTDVIFEEVKGWSWDAQKEAQDQRGPFIVLGTQSTEERDITNGEDPSTQRIDSMDSMDGYHTDSAISNEFQSNTMSPRDTSVETEPRKFRSLSAVYDETEETELADELMLLGVEEPTNYREATIEKAWKEAMIMEIDAIDKNNTWKLVELPVDYRAIGLKCIYKLKRDSSGQAPRAWYTKLKKFLEYMGFVKCPNEHDVYTKREGYTELKQSAYARKWLERGGMAGCNPVKYPMEPNMLLCKDEQGKVVDPTQFKSLVGGLSQLTGGKQGPVTIYIDNKSAIDLAKNPVFHGRSKHIDVRYHFICERVEWGEIVIKHIRTEDQKSDVLTKAIAIVKFERMGALLGVKKLQKGV, from the exons ATGCCATCAAAACTATGGGGTGAAGCTGCTCGACATGCTGTTTATATAATCAACCGATTGCCAACACAAGCTCTATCCGGAAAGACTCCTTACGAAGTGTGGACTGAAAAGAAACCAGACCTTGG TACGGATGTAATCTTTGAAGAGGTAAAAGGCTGGTCATGGGATGCTCAAAAGGAGGCACAAGATCAACGAGGACCATTTATTGTTCTCGGAACTCAGAGTACTGAAGAAAGAGACATAACAAATGGGGAGGATCCATCTACACAAAGAATTGACAGTATGGACAGCATGGATGGGTACCACACAGATTCTGCAATATCGAATGAGTTTCAGTCAAATACGATGTCACCAAGAGATACAAGTGTTGAAACTGAGCCCCGGAAATTTCGCTCATTAAGCGCAGTGTATGATGAAACTGAGGAGACTGAACTTGCAGATGAATTGATGTTATTAGGTGTGGAAGAACCAACTAATTATAGAGAGGCAACAATAGAGAAAGCATGGAAGGAAGCTATGATAATGGAGATTGACGCTATCGACAAAAACAATACCTGGAAACTTGTAGAATTACCAGTAGATTACAGAGCGATAGGATTAAAATGTATATACAAGTTAAAGCGTGATTCCAGTGGTCAG GCCCCTCGGGCTTGGtatacaaaattaaaaaaatttctggAGTACATGGGTTTTGTTAAATGTCCTAATGAGCATGATGTTTACACCAAAAGGGAG GGTTATACGGAGCTTAAACAGTCAGCATATGCAAGGAAATGGCTCGAGAGAGGTGGTATGGCAGGATGCAATCCAGTAAAGTATCCGATGGAGCCAAACATGTTGCTCTGCAAGGATGAGCAAGGGAAAGTTGTGGACCCTACTCAGTTTAAGTCCTTAGTGGGAGGACTGAG TCAGCTAACAGGTGGGAAACAAGGTCCTGTCACAATATATATTGACAACAAATCTGCTATCGATTTGGCAAAGAATCCGGTTTTTCATGGGCGTAGTAAGCATATTGACGTTCGTTATCATTTTATATGCGAACGTGTTGAATGGGGGGAGATTGTTATCAAGCATATAAGGACTGAAGATCAAAAATCAGATGTTTTGACCAAGGCAATAGCTATTGTGAAGTTCGAAAGAATGGGCGCATTATTGGGTGTCAAGAAGTTGCAGAAAGGAGTTTAG
- the LOC141701662 gene encoding uncharacterized protein LOC141701662, whose protein sequence is MRMINNGDPTLLTLEKDLIIKLNMALVEDEYLFLQKYRVKWMGLGDGNNSFFHKQCKANWNHNKVLALQDSGTMVHGQLPCANLAVNYFKNLLAPEIIHSCIDLEPMDCKVLTEAQATLLCAQVTYAIILDTLKKLKKNKAPGPDGFNVEFFLATWSTTRPDFCPSVKNFFETGFSLRALLIKSVVCAIGAFWCNHFLLPGAVHSTIQSLLTKFLWRGNINHKGGAKIARMEQGSNYWSHAKGHH, encoded by the exons ATGCGTATGATCAATAATGGAGATCCCACCCTTCTTACATTGGAAAAAGACCTCATTATCAAGCTCAATATGGCTCTTGTCGAGGACGAATATTTATTTCTTCAAAAATATAGAGTGAAGTGGATGGGGCTTGGAGATGGAAATAACTCTTTTTTccataaacaatgtaaagcaaacTGGAATCATAACAAGGTGCTAGCTCTTCAGGATTCGGGAACCATGGTGCATGGCCAGTTGCCATGTGCTAACTTAGCAGTCAATTACTTCAAAAACCTGTTGGCGCCTGAGATTATTCACTCTTGTATTGATTTGGAGCCTATGGATTGCAAGGTCCTTACTGAGGCCCAGGCTACTTTGCTTTGTGCTCAAGTCACATATGCTATTATTCTTGATACCttgaagaaattgaagaaaaATAAGGCTCCCGGGCCTGATGGCTTTAATGTCGAATTTTTCTTGGCTACCTGGAGCACCACAAGGCCTGATTTCTGTCCTTCAGTAAAGAATTTTTTTGAGACTGGGTTTTCCCTCAG AGCTCTACTCATCAAGTCTGTGGTTTGTGCTATTGGGGCTTTTTGGTGCAACCACTTTTTATTACCTGGAGCAGTCCACTCAACTATTCAGTCTCTCCTTACTAAATTCTTGTGGCGTGGAAATATTAATCATAAAGGAGGCGCCAAGATTGCTCGAATGGAACAAGGCTCAAATTATTGGTCACATGCTAAAGGTCATCACTAA